The genomic segment taatgctgaaaaatgagcaagttaacaaacttagagaaaataaaataataagataaaatcaacaaatgataataataataataataataataaaacaaaagtagttaacatcatgacaaaatgaaaaatttgaaaaaaaaataggtggaggaaaagaagagacttgggaggaagagaattctaaatgggttaattgggtttgatgggttatccaataatacccatttaataaatgggtattattggataACCCATTTACAcccatatataaaaatttaagatacccatacccatctattcatgggcgggtatgggtaaatttaattaagtgggttgatttgccacctctagtgGCCACCAGGGAGGGATTTCCCTCCTTGGGCTGTAAGTGAGGGTTCGAACTTCACCAgcagcgaaaaaaatctaagggtTGTACCATAGCACTTCCTTGATCTAGTTGGGTCTGTACACCCACTAACCCCTACAGCagcctccttaggctccccCTCCCCCTAGATTATGATAGAGTAGGTTATGCAAATACATCGttactgacaaaaaaaaaaaaaatctttagcCCTGTTTAATCAACTGGCATAATTGAACAATATTGACATATTCTTCGCAGCTTTTAAAAACCAGcaagttttgagatttcacttCCTTTTTTGGACCGCACGTCAGCTTTTTAGACCCGAACTTTTTAGGTCAAAGTCCAGCTCCATTTGTTTcaggaaattaaaatagaacAGGAAAAAATTTACTTTAGTGCGTAAGAAAACCTCTGTATTTTCTTGCTTAAATGTGTTGGTTATATATTGTCTCACTCAAATTAAGACGTATTGAATTGATCCATATGTTAAAACTATTCTTTAAATACTCGACCAagtagaaaaacaaaagttaaacTTGAGAGACGAGTTTTAGATTACAACAATTTCATCCTTTTTAATCGAGCTATCATGTGTAACACGTATTCACTAATTTGTATGAACATACATGAGTTTGATTAACTTCACATGTATataattcttcttcttttagttCAAGTAAGACTCCAAACTTTATACGGAAAAACATATGCATATAATTCTGGCTAAAAGTTGGGGAATACACGGTAATCCTTCAAATTCACGTTCACATTGCTATGCAGATGCATGAAATCTCAAACTAAAAAAGATCTATGCAAGTTAACCAGTCATCCCTTTCGCTGTTTCAACCGTCTCTTGCCCTTTTGATATCTGTGTGAAGCCAAGAATGCTAATAGAATCTTACACACTATACACATCTAGACCGAGCAGTCAAAGTTTGTTGCTGGGCCAGCCATGTATACAAGAAAACAACAAAGGGAATGAAATTTCCTAATTTCCTACTGGTATCTTTCTCTTACCAAGTCTTGTCTTTTATTCAACTCTTTACATTTTCCAGCCTACTTTGTGCTGAATAATAATATAAGGAAACTATATATTAACTCATCAACATTCTCAAATTCAACGGCTTTCTTCTATTCCTCAGCAGcttaaaatattttctaaacttgaacattatttttttctctccctctctctctctatctttcTCCCTCTCCTCATCAATTAATGCTTGGAAGCATCAAGAACTTGATTTCCATATAGAAAACAAAAGGGCAGAACGAGAAATGACAGAAGGAATCGTGGAAAGGGCTCTTAACAGTTTGGGCAAAGGATTCGATATAACATCTGATTTTCGACTGAAATATtgcaagggaaaagaaaggctgGTTTGGCTTAATGAAAGGGAGACGACAGAACTTCTTGTACCGGGATTTGGAGCCTTCAGAGATGTCTCAATTGATATCAAGTGTGATAAAGGTGATCGAACTCGATATCAATCCGATATCCTTGATTTTAGCCAGgtaattcttcttcttcttgttattGATTTCATCAGATTTTGTCAGAACTCTGAAGATAAGCGTGTTCGGACCAGAGTattaaaatttttggttttactAGAATTCCTGGTTTCAACAAAATTGTTGCAGATGTCAGAGTTTTTCAACCAGAAATCCTCAGTTCCTGGAAAAGTACCATCAGGGATGTTCAACTCAATGTTTGGATTCCAGAGTGGCTCATGGGCAACAGATGCAGCAAATACAAAGTGTTTAGGCCTTGATGGCTATTTCATTATACTCTTCAATGTCCACATTGATCGGTATCCTCTTGTTCTTGCTGACGAAGTCCGGAATGCTGTTCCTTCCACCTGGGATCCAGCTGCTCTTGCAAGGTAATAATCCTTACACTTCTGCATCAGTGTTACACGCTAGCCTgttttttcatgtttttgtgGTTCTTGAACATGAAGCATAACTATGAAATCTTAAAAATCTGGCATTATCCTTAAATTTTTATGCATTATTTTCTGCAAACTGCTTGCTATCTAGTTAACATAGCATACCCCATCCAATCCCTGCAATAATGAGAAAAgcaagcaaaaaagaaaaaaaaaaaagaagaagaaaaagggccATTTTGGTGGAGAGGGGTGTAAATtattttgatggggctaaacAATAACTTACCAATAAGATGGCAGtacaaatttagttttttttttggtcaataagTACAATTTTAGTGTAGGATAAAAGTTTCTCTTCCAAATTTCTTGtcaaatataaatgtatatgtaCTACTTTGAAAGGTGCACAAATATCAATATCAACTTTAGATAATGAATTTAATATTTTGGCTCTCTCATCCACCAAAATGGAGCAAAAGGGCATTTATTAGTTTACCAATGGAAGAATGGGCACAAGAAAATTGATAGTAATGTGTAGTTAAttggcagttttttttttttttggtcaaaagttaatTGGCAGTTAAATGGGCAATATTTGGCATGGTTTGGTTGGTGTCTGACACCACACCTTTACCTCATCCACACTCAAAAAAAAGTTGACCTAAAATGGCAGGTATTCATGCAAATAGCTAAACTTGACCAAGTCAATAAACTTTTCCAGTAATTTCggttgttgaaaaaaaaaaaacttttacacaAATAAAATATACGTGCCTTTGTTGCACCACAACTAACATATATGCACACAATTAATGTATACTTTTTCAATTTATAATTGGGTATATAGTCCTTCCAATTAAGTCATCAACATCTATTACAAAAttcctcttcctttttttctggGGAGATCAAGAATATTCCACGTAGAATCCACCCATAAAGTCAGCAAAATCGACGGCGAATACCACAAGTTGCTTTCTCAACATGATAGGCTGGATAGCAGCCAGCCAGGGCTTTTGGTACACATGCTAAAAATCTGGTGGCTATAATTTTCCACAGGGGAGAGACCTTTAATCAGTTCATCTCGTTTACAAGAAATTAATGAATGAGGCGATTATTCTGCCTCTTCTTGTATTTGCTAACAATGACCTGAAGATAGCTTCTGCAATGGTCAAGAGTTAGATTTGGTAAAAATTCAACAACTTTGAAATTTGCTTCCTTGGTTGAAATTTGGTAAAAGATTTGGGATAAAGAATTAAATATTTGCTAcagaaaattaattaaaaaaaaggtacGTCGATCAATGAAAATAGCTGCAAATCACAAAACATCCTCTAAACATCGTTATGAATTTGGTCAACATTTTGTCTAAcatgataatatcaattatgaCTATTTTCCCCTCCAACGTCCAAAtccaagaggaaaaaaaaggacaacTAAATTTGGCCAGGAGAAATGACTTGCATTTGGCTGGTAGATGCTATTTTTATCGTGTCTAAAAGTGATTAAAAcctctactttttctttttttatttttaaaaaaaagtgaataaaatcaTTGACGATATTGTACAACAATGGAAGGTTATGACACTTAATTGAGATATTGATGACAGTTTATAAGTAATTATAATGATTAATTGTTGATGTTTGACAGATTTATTGAGAAATATGGTACCCACATTATTGTGGGACTAAGCATAGGTGGGCAAGACGTGGTGCTAGTAAGACAAGACAAATCTTCTAATTTGGAACCATCTCAACTCAAGAGCCACTTGGATGTTCTTGGAGATCAGCTGTTCACTGGGGCATGCAGCTTCTCTCCTCATCAATTGAAAACCagagaacaaaaacaaaaggtttCTTAAATTTGCTCAAAAACTAATTTCTCACTTCCTCCATCTTGatatttttcttggttaaaaacaaaaattacctTACCATCAAGCTAGGTAACTCCGTATTACCCTCTTATAAAAACATGaagacagttttttttttttcttaatgttTTTGATCAAACAGCACTCTTGCATAGCTTTTATATTTGGAAGTAATATTCGATAGATATCTGGTTTTCATAACAATGAAGTGTAGTTCAGATGGTAAGACGTTTTACTTAATCATGATTGATCTTCTTTAAAAAaggaggggaaaaaaataagatgtCTAGTTTTCATGGTGAAAATCTTGTAATTTGTCTAGTTTTCACTAATAATCATCTATTAATTTAACATGGTACTCTGAATACAGGCACCTCAGGCTTTCAATGTGTTCGATCCACATCCTAACCCCTTCAACAGCTTCTCATCAATCACAACGAAAGATGTAGGTTCGGTTCATCATTCAGTGATATTTCTTGTTCATTCATATCTACATATTGGGTTGCTGTTGTTGAAATTAATGATCGAGTAATCTAATGTTTGATGCCAAAATATTTAGGCATcaagaataaagaaaaaataatctAAACAGTATACCATTTTTATGTCCCTAATAATTGTGCCATGTCAACTCTTCCACTGATTGGTCAACTCGGTGGTTGTGATCTTTTATGGGGAATGGGGTACACTTGGTCCAAGAATTCATGTTACCATGTGAATATTTGACCTTTGGTGAATCTTAATGCTTAAATGGTAAATTTAGTTAGTATTCCTAGAAACTTCAGGTCTGGGAagcaatttataattttttttccaaaattgcactCTATTCCCATGACTATTTTCTTCAAGGATCACTCACAATTTTGCTAGAAAGAAGTGAATTCTCAAGATCTTAAATGAACAATCAGGTATTTGAATTCTTCAAGACTCCATAAGGCAGCTAATGTGGTGGTTTCTCAAGGTTATATAACATTGAATTGTCTGACTGGTCTTGGAACAAAAAATTATTAGAGTCTGATGAGCATGGTCCGAAATATGAGTGTAACAGGAGAAAACTCTTAGATTCTTTTTCACGGTCAGATTCATGATCCGAACCTGACAGTTAGGAATAAGAAAGATGagaggattaaaaaaaaagaatgattgaAAAAATGCGACACACTAAGGAAAGTTTTAGTATATTAAGAACAAAAATGAACCTTTGGAGCTTTAGTTCTGAAATCTGAGGTTATCTTTAGTCTGGTCCCTTTAAATTTAGAGAAATTTAGTTTCTCAAAAGTTAGTAAATTAGTTGGTCCCTCCATCTCATATACCTCATTACTGAATAATTCAGTGCATTAGAGACGATTGAAAGACTCAATTAACAATCGAAGGAAATGTGACACATTAACTTAGAAAACTGAAAAGCTAAGAGCCCAAAATTGTAGTTTTCTAATATCTTAGGAACTTTTAAACTATTACTATTAAAGAAAATCAAATTCAGGGTattttacaaaagaaaaaacacacAAACAGCAGTGTTCTCATTTGGCTGTTAAAGATCAAAAGACtaaggttccgtttgataaaactgaatctgaattctgaagtttgaattctgaaatctgaatactgaaacaattaatttgctgaattttaagcactgaaaaaatatatatgaatgtctgaattttaattctaaacctatttatactatttgataaatatttatagctAAAtgcttaataaatttaatttgacaattttgcccttatatcctttcattcaaaaaagaaatagaatctatgatttaattagtttaaaattgttaggtatgaaaatgacaatatttatttttaaatcaaattaacataaaatatgaaatatattatatgaggagcATGGAGAAGATAtaaaagtcattaaaaagggagaaaagagaaattaaaaattgttagatagagaatattatgttgtttaattagataaaaattttgaacataattaataaacaagggtagatttggtagataagataaggtagcTGAAAtaaattctattgattcttatcagaattaagcattcagttaggattcttgtgctgaaaaaaatacacatagGTTCAGCACTGTTTAACAAGTTCAACAAATAgatttcatttatcaaacactcaaaacatctgaatgtctgaaaaaattcagattcagcacttttttatattatcaaacagaccctaagaAATGAATACACTATTTGATTAAATTATGTTTCCAACCTGTGATATGAATATATTCTGCAGGGAATAACAGTTATATGCTCAAAAAGGGGTGGTGATACTTCTACTAGTACTCATTGTGAGTGGATTCTAACAGTTCCATCAATGCCAGATGCAATCCATTTCAATTTCATTCCCATCACCTCTCTGCTCAAAGGTGTGCCTGGCAAGGGCTTCTTGTCACATGCCATCAACCTCTATCTTCGTTGTAAGTTAATTTTATTACATGTATATGTTAGCTTTTGCATACTTTTAATTTAATTCTTTGACATGCATGAATTAGTAATtcataaaaaaatgaattagtAATTTATAATAGATAATTTTGTGTTGTAATTGAGAAAACTGCATAAATCATGGGTTGTgttataattatatattcaacgacaaaatgaaattgaaaatggaTCTTTTTCCACatagaaaaaagaagaagaggagaagAATAC from the Coffea arabica cultivar ET-39 chromosome 11e, Coffea Arabica ET-39 HiFi, whole genome shotgun sequence genome contains:
- the LOC113718759 gene encoding MACPF domain-containing protein At1g14780-like — encoded protein: MTEGIVERALNSLGKGFDITSDFRLKYCKGKERLVWLNERETTELLVPGFGAFRDVSIDIKCDKGDRTRYQSDILDFSQMSEFFNQKSSVPGKVPSGMFNSMFGFQSGSWATDAANTKCLGLDGYFIILFNVHIDRYPLVLADEVRNAVPSTWDPAALARFIEKYGTHIIVGLSIGGQDVVLVRQDKSSNLEPSQLKSHLDVLGDQLFTGACSFSPHQLKTREQKQKAPQAFNVFDPHPNPFNSFSSITTKDGITVICSKRGGDTSTSTHCEWILTVPSMPDAIHFNFIPITSLLKGVPGKGFLSHAINLYLRYKPPINDLQYFLDFQAHKMWAPVHNDLPLGPTRNKARQNPTLHFNFMGPKLYVNTSKVIVGKRPVTGMRLYLEGMKCNRLAIHLQHLSNAPVLFQDKINDPLTWRGTEEITDDRYMEAVQSKKFSHICTAPVRYDPKWATKTDEAFIVTGAQIHVKKESSKTVLHLRLLYSKVSNCCVVQSNWMQCPSENSIKWSIFSAISTSISGTLDKEKMPAVVVDSAVYPTGPPVPVQTQKLLKFVDTSQLCKGPQDNPGHWLVTGAKLDLEKGKICLHVKFSLLNLCS